The Vescimonas coprocola genome includes a window with the following:
- a CDS encoding recombinase family protein, whose product MNYGYARVSSKEQNEQRQMIALTAFGIAKKNIYMDKQSGKDFDRPRYKRLVKKLHPGDLLVIQSIDRLGRNYGEILEQWRVITKEKRVDIVVLDMPLLDTRARGQDLTGTFIADLVLQILSYVAQTEREMIRKRQAEGIAAAKARGVKFGRRPLPLPESYEDVRQKWESGQLSARAAAIALGVSHSTFLKWTRYK is encoded by the coding sequence ATGAACTATGGCTATGCGAGGGTCTCGTCAAAGGAGCAAAACGAGCAGCGTCAAATGATTGCGCTGACGGCGTTTGGGATCGCCAAAAAGAATATTTACATGGACAAGCAGTCCGGAAAAGACTTTGACCGTCCCCGATACAAGCGTCTCGTAAAAAAGCTGCACCCCGGCGATCTGCTGGTCATTCAGAGTATTGACCGGTTGGGCCGCAACTATGGGGAGATTCTGGAGCAGTGGCGAGTCATCACCAAGGAAAAGCGGGTGGACATCGTTGTTCTGGACATGCCTCTGCTGGATACGCGGGCCCGGGGCCAAGACTTGACGGGTACCTTCATCGCCGACTTGGTGCTGCAAATTCTATCCTATGTGGCGCAGACAGAGCGGGAGATGATCCGCAAGCGGCAGGCAGAGGGAATTGCAGCAGCCAAGGCCCGGGGCGTGAAGTTCGGGCGGAGGCCGCTGCCCTTGCCAGAGTCATATGAAGATGTGCGTCAAAAATGGGAAAGCGGCCAGCTCTCAGCCAGAGCCGCCGCCATCGCATTGGGCGTGTCGCACAGTACATTCTTAAAATGGACACGATACAAGTAG
- a CDS encoding ATP-dependent Clp protease proteolytic subunit, translating to MSIIPYVIEQTSRGERSYDIFSRLLSDRIVFLGEEVTDASASSIVEQMLFLEAQDPDKDIQFYINSPGGSVTAGFAIYDTMQYLKCDVSTICIGLAASFGAFLLAGGAKGKRIALPNAENMIHQPLIAGNGVHGPVTDIQIVTEQMQKTKQRLTRILSENTGKTFAQVAADTERDNYMSAQEALAYGLIDKIIDKR from the coding sequence ATGAGCATCATTCCCTATGTGATCGAACAAACCAGTCGCGGCGAACGTAGCTACGACATTTTTTCCCGGCTCCTCTCCGACCGAATTGTTTTTCTCGGTGAGGAAGTAACGGACGCATCCGCCAGTTCCATCGTCGAGCAGATGCTGTTTCTGGAAGCACAAGACCCAGACAAGGATATTCAGTTCTACATCAACAGCCCCGGAGGCTCGGTCACGGCCGGGTTTGCGATTTACGACACCATGCAGTATCTCAAGTGCGACGTGTCCACCATCTGCATCGGTCTGGCCGCGAGCTTCGGCGCTTTCCTGTTAGCAGGCGGCGCAAAGGGCAAGCGGATCGCACTGCCGAATGCGGAAAACATGATCCACCAGCCGCTGATCGCTGGGAACGGCGTACACGGCCCGGTCACGGATATTCAGATCGTGACCGAACAAATGCAGAAAACCAAACAGCGGCTGACCCGCATTCTTTCCGAGAATACGGGAAAAACCTTTGCACAGGTTGCCGCCGATACGGAGCGCGACAACTACATGTCGGCGCAGGAAGCCCTTGCTTACGGGCTGATCGACAAAATTATTGACAAGAGATAA
- a CDS encoding helix-turn-helix domain-containing protein codes for MNIGEAVKERIIELCRERDISINKLCNMSGVTQSTVNNIVRGRNNSATISTIKKLCDGLGITIQEFFASNLFTELEQEIE; via the coding sequence ATGAATATTGGAGAAGCTGTTAAAGAGAGAATTATAGAGTTATGTCGGGAGCGGGATATTTCCATCAACAAACTGTGCAACATGAGCGGTGTCACGCAATCGACTGTCAATAATATTGTCAGAGGACGCAACAACAGTGCAACGATTTCAACCATCAAAAAGCTATGCGATGGCTTGGGTATCACGATTCAGGAGTTTTTTGCGTCAAATCTGTTTACCGAGTTGGAGCAGGAGATCGAATAA
- a CDS encoding transposon-encoded TnpW family protein produces the protein MEQTQQEQFIIRRIGGTTYKVRVAFSETAAETMEEKILRMIRNEGVTNDGTCGIMEAPQMSRQSERSAECA, from the coding sequence ATGGAGCAAACGCAACAGGAACAGTTCATCATTCGGCGCATCGGCGGCACCACCTATAAGGTAAGGGTCGCATTCAGCGAAACAGCAGCGGAGACTATGGAGGAAAAGATTCTGCGGATGATCCGCAATGAGGGGGTTACAAATGACGGTACTTGTGGTATAATGGAAGCACCACAAATGAGCCGTCAGTCTGAAAGGAGCGCCGAATGCGCATGA
- a CDS encoding GNAT family N-acetyltransferase, whose product MNLKVSFSWIGLVIFALPMRHISPCRFNPFADICKAQAKHRDFDQVTLDVWTFNESAQKFYAAAGFQPYRCFWESQT is encoded by the coding sequence ATGAATCTGAAGGTATCCTTTTCGTGGATCGGGCTTGTGATCTTTGCGCTGCCCATGCGGCACATCTCACCGTGTCGATTCAATCCTTTTGCTGACATTTGCAAAGCGCAAGCAAAACATCGAGATTTTGATCAGGTGACACTGGATGTCTGGACATTCAATGAGTCGGCGCAGAAATTCTATGCGGCAGCAGGCTTTCAGCCCTATCGGTGCTTTTGGGAAAGCCAAACTTGA
- a CDS encoding DUF998 domain-containing protein, with the protein MKRSLTQKLGLLGVVSFLSYTAAVVFAPLTYPGYNWMAQAVSDLSAANAPSLALWNQLSALYNACEVVCATVVCIGIQGQKTKLLRSGIYLFAIMEWISAVGYRMFPLSSSGYAGAFQDVMHMVTTALVVLLSIVSLTMIIVAGAKSKNCRSYGVCAAVALAMMLVGAMGMKIVPAEYFGVVERFSVFAATGFNAALGIHLFCMKPKEIKE; encoded by the coding sequence ATGAAGCGATCTTTGACTCAAAAATTAGGGCTGCTGGGCGTTGTCAGCTTTCTTTCGTACACGGCGGCGGTCGTGTTTGCGCCGCTGACCTATCCCGGCTATAACTGGATGGCACAGGCTGTCAGCGACCTGAGTGCCGCCAATGCGCCATCGCTGGCACTCTGGAATCAGCTGAGCGCCCTTTACAATGCGTGCGAGGTCGTTTGCGCGACCGTCGTCTGTATCGGCATCCAAGGACAGAAAACCAAGCTGCTCCGTTCGGGCATTTATCTGTTCGCCATCATGGAGTGGATCTCGGCGGTCGGGTATCGGATGTTCCCGCTCAGTAGCAGCGGCTATGCCGGGGCCTTTCAGGATGTGATGCACATGGTCACAACCGCTTTGGTGGTGCTGCTGTCCATCGTATCACTGACCATGATCATCGTCGCAGGAGCCAAGAGCAAAAACTGTCGTTCTTATGGTGTCTGCGCCGCTGTCGCATTGGCCATGATGCTTGTGGGCGCAATGGGTATGAAAATCGTCCCTGCCGAGTATTTCGGCGTGGTCGAGCGTTTCAGCGTGTTTGCTGCAACAGGCTTCAATGCGGCGCTTGGCATTCACCTGTTTTGTATGAAACCAAAAGAAATCAAGGAGTAA
- a CDS encoding LLM class flavin-dependent oxidoreductase, translated as MKSNLRNEIKSYIVRQGMTMQEVVDLLRDEHGWSDSVSNLSNKLQQESLRYVEAVQLADALGYEIVWQKRR; from the coding sequence ATGAAATCCAATCTGAGAAATGAGATCAAGTCGTACATCGTCCGTCAGGGCATGACCATGCAGGAGGTGGTCGATCTGCTGCGGGACGAACACGGCTGGTCTGACAGCGTATCAAACCTGTCCAATAAGCTCCAGCAGGAATCCCTGCGCTATGTCGAAGCTGTCCAGCTTGCCGACGCGCTGGGCTATGAAATCGTCTGGCAGAAACGAAGATAA
- a CDS encoding S8 family serine peptidase: MKRVIALLLTLVMLLGLVPTALAAEAAAPDGTVVKAEEVSGTPRLDAMAENGSAAETTQPTGHQPDDMVTILVELERAPVLEGFAAKKTASTSSAGAEIAAYLAGGRAEKQDAAIRRDQKKVFAEIQAAQPAALQAEGTCTACAPELMEQWTVLFNGMAVRAPYGMLDTIRNLKGVKSAHVQHVYSQPTSPATNAGVAGYSYDMVHLQEVWNKGYTGKGMLVAVVDSGLDMEYSSWWSDEEGANVTGLRRVHEAFRDDSFYSQLSNSDLRYTKESLLAFLNGRQLNANRLSPASNEAMYKTRKVPFAFDYAGDADPYTGEIISGDVNVRNSGSNHGTHVSGTVAGFVQSQEGEVLFSGVAPDAQLMMMKVFADGGNSGATESAILNALEDAMTLGADAVNLSLGSDNGFAYDDTAIHGVYARLEQAGVILMTAAGNSENSPAQGNERGGLNLAEDPDISMMSSPAVYPSNLAVASINSTINMQSVLSWTDAQGQSHTVPFSDPNEVAMKGKFPESQSFVVYDAGYGTYMDYYNAGFSNGYNGGKTGIALVKRGSADGSTLSFADKINNASSFSGTNYMGESYGVLAVLVYDSDPAATTLINMNTDNTSLTSAFISGVDGAAMIDALNAGQEVRITVHQQDQLSDWEEGGQMSSFTSWGSGSGLELKPEITAPGGNIWSTVMDSSYVEGAGKYDDYTGSYSLMSGTSMATPHMAGLAALVEQYVKSQHPQQDAAASADLTNHLLVSTAVPQQENGVYVSPRRQGAGLVNAAAAISTPCLHRCGRQAGGQAGAGRRSRLERQL, from the coding sequence ATGAAACGAGTGATCGCACTGCTACTGACGCTGGTCATGCTGCTGGGCCTGGTGCCCACGGCTCTGGCCGCCGAAGCCGCCGCCCCCGACGGGACCGTGGTGAAGGCGGAGGAGGTCAGCGGCACCCCCCGGCTGGACGCCATGGCGGAGAACGGCTCTGCGGCGGAAACCACCCAGCCCACCGGGCATCAGCCCGATGATATGGTGACCATCCTCGTGGAGCTGGAGCGCGCTCCCGTGCTGGAGGGCTTTGCCGCGAAGAAAACGGCTTCCACCAGCTCTGCCGGTGCGGAGATCGCCGCCTATCTTGCCGGCGGCCGCGCGGAGAAACAGGATGCCGCCATTCGCCGGGATCAGAAAAAGGTCTTTGCCGAGATCCAGGCGGCCCAGCCCGCCGCTCTCCAGGCGGAGGGCACCTGCACTGCCTGTGCCCCTGAGCTGATGGAGCAGTGGACGGTGCTCTTTAACGGCATGGCCGTCCGCGCCCCCTATGGCATGCTGGATACCATCCGCAATCTGAAGGGTGTGAAGTCCGCCCATGTGCAGCATGTTTACAGTCAGCCCACCTCTCCGGCCACCAATGCCGGTGTGGCAGGCTACAGCTATGACATGGTCCACCTGCAGGAGGTCTGGAACAAGGGCTACACCGGCAAGGGAATGCTGGTGGCCGTGGTGGATTCCGGCCTGGACATGGAGTATTCCAGCTGGTGGAGCGATGAGGAGGGCGCCAACGTCACCGGTCTGCGCCGGGTCCACGAGGCCTTCCGGGACGACTCCTTCTACTCCCAGCTCAGCAACAGCGACCTGCGCTATACCAAGGAGTCCCTGCTGGCCTTCCTGAACGGCCGCCAGCTCAATGCCAATAGGCTGAGCCCCGCCTCCAACGAGGCCATGTACAAGACCCGCAAGGTCCCCTTCGCCTTTGACTACGCCGGAGACGCCGACCCCTATACCGGCGAGATCATCAGCGGCGACGTCAACGTCCGCAACAGCGGCAGCAACCACGGCACCCACGTCTCCGGCACCGTGGCGGGCTTTGTCCAGAGCCAGGAGGGCGAGGTCCTCTTTTCCGGCGTAGCCCCCGATGCCCAGCTGATGATGATGAAGGTCTTTGCCGACGGCGGCAACTCCGGCGCCACGGAAAGCGCCATTCTCAACGCCCTGGAGGACGCCATGACCCTGGGCGCCGACGCCGTGAACCTGTCTCTGGGCTCCGACAACGGCTTTGCCTATGACGACACCGCCATCCACGGCGTTTATGCCCGGCTGGAGCAGGCCGGCGTCATCCTGATGACCGCCGCCGGCAACAGCGAAAACTCCCCCGCCCAGGGCAATGAGCGGGGCGGCCTGAACCTGGCGGAGGACCCGGATATCTCCATGATGTCCTCTCCCGCCGTCTACCCCTCCAACCTGGCGGTGGCCTCCATCAACAGCACCATCAACATGCAGAGTGTGCTGAGCTGGACCGACGCCCAGGGCCAGAGCCATACCGTGCCCTTCTCCGACCCCAACGAAGTGGCCATGAAGGGGAAGTTCCCCGAGAGCCAGAGCTTCGTTGTGTATGACGCGGGCTACGGCACCTACATGGACTACTACAACGCCGGATTCAGCAACGGCTACAACGGCGGCAAGACGGGTATTGCCCTGGTCAAGCGCGGCAGCGCAGACGGCAGCACCCTCTCCTTCGCCGACAAGATCAACAATGCCAGCAGCTTCTCCGGCACCAACTACATGGGCGAGAGCTACGGCGTGCTGGCTGTGCTGGTTTATGACAGCGACCCCGCCGCCACCACGCTTATCAACATGAACACGGACAACACCTCGCTGACCTCCGCCTTTATTTCCGGCGTGGACGGCGCGGCCATGATCGATGCGCTGAACGCCGGGCAGGAGGTCCGCATCACCGTTCACCAGCAGGACCAGCTGTCCGACTGGGAGGAGGGCGGCCAGATGTCCTCCTTCACCTCCTGGGGCAGCGGCTCCGGACTGGAGCTGAAGCCCGAGATCACCGCCCCCGGCGGCAACATCTGGTCCACCGTGATGGACAGCAGCTATGTGGAGGGCGCCGGGAAGTACGATGACTATACCGGGTCCTACAGTCTGATGAGCGGCACCTCCATGGCGACGCCCCATATGGCGGGCCTGGCCGCGCTGGTGGAGCAGTATGTCAAGTCCCAGCATCCCCAGCAGGACGCCGCCGCCAGCGCCGACCTGACCAACCATCTGCTGGTGAGCACCGCCGTGCCCCAGCAGGAGAACGGCGTATACGTCTCTCCCCGCCGCCAGGGCGCCGGCCTTGTGAACGCAGCCGCGGCCATTTCCACCCCCTGCCTACATCGATGTGGACGGCAAGCTGGTGGGCAAGCTGGAGCTGGGCGACGATCCCGGCTGGAGCGGCAGCTATGA
- a CDS encoding GNAT family N-acetyltransferase has translation MGKALTLACIECAKQAGYLQIELEVVAENASAVRLYESVGFQEYGRNPRGFRARSGWQTLVLMRLELDS, from the coding sequence ATCGGGAAGGCTCTTACGCTTGCGTGCATCGAATGCGCGAAGCAAGCGGGATACCTGCAAATAGAGCTGGAGGTCGTAGCAGAGAACGCATCTGCTGTCCGGCTGTATGAATCGGTCGGATTTCAGGAATATGGTCGCAATCCAAGAGGTTTCCGTGCAAGAAGCGGCTGGCAAACGCTTGTTCTTATGAGGCTTGAACTCGATTCTTAA
- a CDS encoding TetR/AcrR family transcriptional regulator — protein sequence MPAVRKVSKEQIIDAAVEVLRDDGFSAINARSVAKKLGCSTQPIYFSFKNMDELKAALTQRAIELHTQRVRDSLCAHEGSDSRYSSYGMGFVKFAAEEKQLFRWLYLEGEQPGAYQSDVLMQEVIGVIVDEFGYAEDVARRFHQDMIYFTYGLAILANTDHLHLTETELREAFRREFRALIAIYGKPAKLPEFAVKAGVAL from the coding sequence ATGCCGGCAGTCAGAAAAGTTTCAAAGGAACAGATCATCGACGCTGCGGTGGAGGTATTGCGTGACGACGGTTTTTCTGCCATCAACGCCCGCAGCGTCGCCAAAAAACTGGGCTGCTCCACGCAGCCGATCTACTTTTCATTCAAGAACATGGACGAACTGAAGGCCGCGCTGACGCAGCGTGCGATCGAACTGCACACACAGCGCGTGCGGGATTCTCTGTGCGCCCACGAGGGGAGCGACAGCCGCTACAGCAGCTACGGCATGGGCTTCGTCAAATTCGCTGCCGAGGAAAAGCAGCTGTTCCGCTGGCTCTATCTGGAGGGCGAACAGCCAGGGGCATATCAAAGCGATGTTCTGATGCAGGAGGTCATCGGCGTGATCGTCGATGAATTCGGATATGCGGAGGACGTCGCACGCCGCTTTCATCAGGATATGATCTACTTTACCTACGGACTGGCGATTCTCGCCAATACGGATCATCTGCACCTGACGGAGACAGAGCTGCGTGAGGCGTTCCGCCGGGAGTTCCGCGCGCTGATTGCCATTTATGGAAAGCCCGCAAAGCTGCCTGAATTTGCTGTGAAAGCCGGTGTTGCTTTATGA
- a CDS encoding DUF3847 domain-containing protein, whose product MTDAEKKLLQAQHRLEEAQARDRVKERKARTRRLIQEGAILEKVLPEVRTMEPTVLEDYLIQKLPQHD is encoded by the coding sequence ATGACAGATGCGGAAAAGAAACTGTTGCAGGCACAGCACCGGTTGGAAGAAGCGCAGGCGCGGGATCGGGTCAAGGAGCGCAAAGCCAGAACACGCAGGCTCATTCAGGAGGGCGCAATTCTGGAAAAGGTGCTGCCAGAAGTGCGGACGATGGAGCCGACTGTACTGGAGGATTATCTGATACAGAAGCTGCCGCAGCACGATTGA
- the mobQ gene encoding MobQ family relaxase, producing the protein MAIYHLEAKVVSRGAGRSAVAASAYLSCSRLYNDYDGIQHDYTKKQGLVWQEVFLPEYAPQEWQDREKLWNAVEEVETAKDSRLAREFVVALPIELNREEQIELLQEFIREQFVADGMCADAAIHDTDGRNPHAHILLTVRPLDEQGHWQYKTEKEYLCMRNGEERGFTAAEFKAAQNERWEKQYPYKVGKKKVYMVPSEADAQGLARADKHPKSTRYGRQNPYLRALEQ; encoded by the coding sequence ATGGCAATTTACCATCTGGAAGCGAAGGTGGTCAGCCGGGGTGCGGGACGCTCCGCTGTGGCCGCCTCCGCTTATCTGAGCTGCTCCCGCTTGTATAACGATTACGACGGGATACAGCATGACTACACAAAAAAACAGGGACTTGTCTGGCAGGAAGTGTTTCTGCCGGAATATGCCCCGCAGGAATGGCAAGATCGTGAAAAGCTCTGGAACGCCGTGGAGGAAGTGGAGACAGCCAAAGACAGCCGTTTGGCACGGGAATTTGTCGTTGCCTTGCCCATAGAGCTGAACCGTGAGGAGCAGATTGAGTTGCTGCAAGAATTTATCCGGGAGCAGTTTGTGGCCGATGGAATGTGCGCCGACGCAGCCATCCACGACACCGACGGTCGCAACCCTCATGCCCACATTCTCTTGACGGTGCGCCCGTTGGATGAGCAGGGACACTGGCAGTACAAGACCGAGAAGGAATATCTCTGCATGAGAAACGGTGAGGAACGAGGTTTTACTGCCGCTGAGTTTAAGGCGGCACAGAACGAGCGATGGGAGAAACAATATCCCTACAAGGTCGGCAAAAAGAAGGTGTATATGGTTCCTTCCGAGGCCGATGCGCAGGGGCTTGCCCGTGCAGATAAGCACCCCAAAAGCACCCGCTACGGCAGACAGAATCCCTATCTCCGAGCGCTGGAACAGTGA
- a CDS encoding N-acetyltransferase has protein sequence MNYIRITKENIDKEHICCAMSGKQSVAKKEWLRQRFDDGLVFYRSEERGKCFIEYIPAENAWVPIEADGYLYIDCLWVSGSMKGHGYSNDLLEACIRDAKAQGKKGICILCAEGRKREFLADPKFLAYKGFRVADISDCGINLMYLSIEPTAQMPKFRECAKHPAIEDNGFVLYYTDQCPYTYYWVPRVQEVAKEHGIPFKAIHITDKESAQNVPAPVTTYALFRDGQFLTQSIQSDKKFLALAGL, from the coding sequence ATGAACTATATTCGGATCACAAAAGAAAATATTGACAAGGAACATATCTGCTGCGCCATGTCCGGTAAGCAGAGCGTCGCAAAAAAAGAATGGCTGCGGCAGCGCTTTGATGATGGACTTGTTTTCTATCGCAGCGAAGAACGCGGTAAATGCTTTATCGAATACATTCCGGCTGAAAACGCATGGGTGCCTATTGAGGCAGACGGCTATCTCTACATTGACTGTCTCTGGGTATCCGGTTCCATGAAGGGACACGGATACTCAAATGATCTGCTGGAGGCGTGCATCCGTGATGCCAAGGCGCAGGGGAAGAAAGGTATTTGCATTCTGTGCGCGGAGGGCAGGAAGCGGGAATTTCTTGCTGACCCGAAATTCCTTGCCTACAAAGGGTTCCGTGTGGCAGACATATCCGACTGCGGGATCAATCTCATGTACCTTTCCATTGAACCGACTGCACAGATGCCGAAGTTCCGGGAATGCGCGAAGCATCCGGCGATTGAAGATAACGGTTTTGTTCTGTATTACACCGATCAGTGTCCCTACACCTATTATTGGGTACCAAGGGTGCAGGAGGTGGCGAAGGAACATGGTATCCCGTTCAAGGCCATCCATATCACTGACAAAGAATCTGCACAGAATGTACCCGCACCGGTCACGACCTATGCCCTGTTCCGGGACGGTCAGTTTCTGACACAGAGTATTCAGTCGGATAAAAAATTCCTGGCGCTGGCGGGCTTGTAA
- a CDS encoding MobA/MobL family protein, with protein MQISTPKAPATADRIPISERWNSEEQLAAWRAAWADVTNLYLERAGRAERIDHRSNAARGLDEQPTIHEGVTARALERKGIIC; from the coding sequence GTGCAGATAAGCACCCCAAAAGCACCCGCTACGGCAGACAGAATCCCTATCTCCGAGCGCTGGAACAGTGAGGAGCAGCTTGCGGCATGGCGGGCTGCATGGGCGGATGTGACCAATCTCTATCTGGAGCGCGCCGGACGGGCGGAGCGAATCGACCACCGCAGCAACGCAGCCAGAGGTCTGGATGAGCAGCCTACCATCCATGAGGGAGTGACCGCACGGGCGCTGGAGCGGAAAGGGATCATCTGCTGA
- a CDS encoding TfoX/Sxy family protein, which produces MASGKEYLHFILEQLSDLDDISYRPMMGEFILYYRGKIVGGIYDDRLLVKKTRSALELMPAAICELPYEGAKEMLLVDEVDSKVFLTELFEAMFDELPSPKRKNNGIGGITDELYSDHKRKY; this is translated from the coding sequence ATGGCATCCGGTAAAGAGTATCTTCATTTCATTCTGGAACAGCTATCCGATCTGGACGATATTTCTTACCGTCCTATGATGGGAGAATTTATCCTCTATTACCGAGGTAAAATCGTCGGTGGAATCTATGATGATCGACTGCTTGTAAAGAAAACAAGATCCGCTCTGGAACTTATGCCTGCGGCAATCTGTGAGCTCCCGTATGAGGGAGCGAAAGAAATGCTGCTGGTGGATGAAGTTGATAGCAAAGTGTTTCTTACAGAGCTCTTTGAGGCAATGTTCGATGAATTGCCATCGCCAAAACGAAAGAACAACGGCATTGGAGGAATAACCGATGAACTATATTCGGATCACAAAAGAAAATATTGA
- a CDS encoding CHC2 zinc finger domain-containing protein produces MRIFEIVKENINLREAAELYGIDVNRYGKALCPFHNDRHPSLYVADDHYYCFACGEHGDVIDFVGRLFQLSPYDAARKLMTDFHLSPDKPPSAAALHAKRIRTEAQQLMENERLCFSVLSDYARVLRNWKVRYAPQSPDQPVHARFTEACRKLDETEYYLDILCAGDSHERAEVVQHQMEDGKLDRLRRRLEEIHKEELEDGNDTAGVA; encoded by the coding sequence ATGCGTATTTTTGAAATCGTAAAAGAAAACATCAATCTGCGGGAAGCGGCAGAGCTGTACGGGATCGATGTGAACCGATACGGCAAAGCCCTCTGCCCGTTTCACAATGACCGACATCCCAGCCTGTATGTGGCCGACGACCACTATTATTGCTTCGCCTGCGGGGAGCACGGGGATGTGATCGACTTTGTGGGCAGGCTGTTTCAGCTTTCACCCTACGATGCGGCACGGAAGCTGATGACAGATTTTCATCTCAGCCCGGACAAGCCGCCCAGCGCAGCAGCGCTTCACGCAAAACGCATCCGAACAGAAGCACAGCAGCTCATGGAAAACGAGCGGCTGTGCTTTTCTGTTCTGTCTGATTACGCCCGTGTGCTGCGGAACTGGAAGGTGCGGTATGCGCCGCAGTCACCTGATCAACCTGTTCACGCACGGTTTACGGAAGCCTGTCGCAAGCTCGATGAAACGGAATACTATCTGGATATTTTGTGCGCCGGGGATTCCCATGAACGCGCCGAAGTGGTGCAGCACCAGATGGAAGACGGCAAGCTGGACAGGCTGCGAAGAAGATTAGAGGAAATTCACAAGGAGGAATTGGAAGATGGAAATGACACCGCAGGCGTGGCCTGA
- a CDS encoding DNA primase family protein, whose product MEMTPQAWPDWYDGRHINEVLFCQQFLDKHPMKCVRGRLFTVDGLIEDEGQIGNLILEEISGVLTSGLSKVVTNLLASIKLQAYSPPLPIETDRIHVSNGTYFIDGSFTAVKSYCNNRLTVAYNPDAPTPKKWLQFLSELLQPEDIPTLQEFLGYCLLPTTKGQKMLMLIGKGGEGKSRIGLVMRSLLGDSMNTTSIQKVESNRFSRADLENKLLMVDDDMDMSALPKTNYIKSIVTSECKMDMERKGVQSYQSQLYVRFLCFGNGALTALHDKSDGFFRRQIVLTTKDRPAGRADDPFLVDKLLREKEGIFLWCLEGLHRLIGDNYQFTVSSKAKENMETVKRSSNNVIEFLQSEGYIRFRADSEASSKAIYEAYTRWCDDNAQKPMSANRVSSELAQNERLYNVEATNNVHVGGKRVRGFMGIEVVNPLPY is encoded by the coding sequence ATGGAAATGACACCGCAGGCGTGGCCTGACTGGTACGATGGCAGGCATATCAATGAAGTGCTGTTCTGCCAGCAGTTTTTGGACAAGCACCCCATGAAATGTGTGCGCGGGCGGCTGTTCACCGTGGACGGTCTCATCGAGGACGAAGGGCAGATCGGTAATCTCATTCTGGAGGAAATCTCCGGAGTTCTGACCTCCGGACTGTCCAAAGTTGTGACAAATCTGCTTGCCAGCATCAAGCTGCAAGCGTATTCACCGCCGTTGCCCATTGAGACCGACCGTATCCATGTTTCCAACGGAACGTATTTCATAGACGGCAGCTTTACCGCCGTCAAGAGCTACTGCAACAACCGACTGACGGTTGCCTACAACCCTGACGCGCCCACTCCGAAAAAGTGGCTGCAATTCCTGTCCGAGCTGCTGCAACCGGAGGACATTCCCACCTTGCAGGAGTTTTTAGGCTACTGTCTGCTGCCAACCACCAAGGGACAGAAGATGCTCATGCTCATCGGCAAGGGCGGCGAGGGTAAAAGCCGCATCGGTCTTGTCATGCGCTCGCTGCTGGGCGACAGCATGAATACCACCAGCATCCAGAAGGTGGAGAGCAACCGGTTCAGCCGTGCGGATTTGGAAAACAAGCTCCTGATGGTAGATGACGATATGGATATGAGCGCTCTGCCCAAGACCAACTATATCAAGTCCATCGTGACCTCCGAGTGCAAGATGGATATGGAGCGCAAGGGCGTTCAGAGCTACCAAAGCCAGCTCTATGTGCGTTTTCTTTGCTTCGGCAACGGTGCGCTGACCGCCTTACACGACAAGTCCGACGGTTTCTTTCGCCGCCAGATCGTGCTGACCACCAAAGACCGGCCCGCAGGCAGAGCAGACGATCCGTTTCTGGTGGACAAGCTGCTGCGGGAAAAGGAGGGCATCTTCCTCTGGTGTCTGGAGGGGCTGCACCGGCTGATCGGGGACAACTATCAGTTCACAGTCAGCTCAAAGGCCAAAGAAAATATGGAGACGGTCAAGCGCAGCAGCAACAATGTGATTGAGTTTCTGCAATCCGAGGGCTATATCCGCTTTCGGGCAGACAGCGAGGCCAGCTCCAAGGCGATCTATGAAGCCTACACAAGATGGTGCGACGATAATGCGCAGAAGCCCATGTCTGCCAACCGGGTCAGCTCTGAGCTTGCACAAAATGAGCGGCTTTACAACGTGGAGGCCACCAACAATGTCCACGTCGGCGGCAAGCGGGTGCGTGGCTTTATGGGCATTGAGGTAGTCAATCCGCTGCCGTATTGA